A single genomic interval of Helianthus annuus cultivar XRQ/B chromosome 13, HanXRQr2.0-SUNRISE, whole genome shotgun sequence harbors:
- the LOC110920402 gene encoding uncharacterized protein LOC110920402 gives MKLELGKKCLIERFEFKVDRSSKSRYEVSCCVDGCEWRFRAYSFAGDSAFYVKYFNDKHTCSKTLTHPHFRQANPQVVGHYLVPQLKDGGRIYRGNEIKSDFKQNLGIDISYMQAWRGKCHALELLQGTSRDSFAELPIYCYNLERANPGTVTHIWVDDESRFEMVFVAIGAAVRSFMRNLRPVIIIDAAHLKGEFKGTLFLAVGMDGNNQILPIAYGIGKSEDGASWTWFLSMLKGCVGEIPDMAVISDRANSIHLAVSNVFPHAYHGLCCRHLMVNLSLPSNKKKEYESLWWKTCKSYRLSDFNESFHTLCLAVPRIRNTLISIGFGRWARAHCPGNRYHYMTSNSAESINALSKDYRKLPVTQLIEFFRQSVQKWFYDRRLEGIKERHELTQWAQKKIAKKIDGSRTWTAAGVGLNTFDVDDRKKRGFVNFYDRTCSCRVWQVSGLPCGHVIVVSKFLGETDCSHYAFRCYSNEVYKKTYEEAINPLPHKSEWEIPEGLINVRPPHMTKRQSGRPRANNRILSRGEEPTPLYCGRCKSHGHHRDVCSAPIPSQQRSRKGKETVAHEDPGNNPSDNYFPSYNLGDF, from the exons ATGAAACTTGAATTGGGTAAAAAATGTTTGATAGAACGATTTGAGTTTAAAGTTGATAGATCGTCTAAATCACGGTACGAAGTGTCATGTTGTGTTGATGGTTGTGAGTGGCGTTTTAGGGCATACAGCTTTGCTGGTGATAGCGCATTTTACGTTAAATATTTTAACGATAAACACACTTGTTCAAAGACGCTCACACACCCACATTTTCGTCAGGCAAACCCCCAAGTTGTGGGTCATTATTTAGTGCCTCAATTAAAAGACGGTGGTCGAATTTATCGCGGAAACGAGATAAAGTCCGATTTTAAACAAAATTTAGGAATTGATATTAGTTACATGCAAGCATGGCGTGGAAAATGTCATGCTTTAGAACTCTTGCAAGGTACAAGCAGAGATTCTTTTGCCGAACTCCCAATCTATTGTTACAATTTGGAGCGGGCGAATCCGGGAACCGTGACTCACATTTGGGTTGACGACGAGAGTCGGTTTGAAATGGTATTTGTGGCTATTGGTGCAGCG GTTCGTAGTTTTATGCGTAATTTAAGACCTGTTATTATTATAGACGCTGCCCATTTGAAGGGTGAATTTAAAGGAACATTGTTTTTAGCAGTTGGCATGGACGGAAATAACCAGATTTTACCAATTGCCTATGGAATAGGCAAATCAGAGGATGGTGCTTCTTGGACATGGTTCCTCTCAATGCTTAAAGGTTGTGTTGGTGAAATTCCAGATATGGCGGTCATATCGGATAGGGCCAATTCAATACATTTAGCTGTAAGCAACGTGTTTCCACATGCTTATCATGGTCTCTGCTGTCGACATTTAATGGTGAACTTAAGTTTACCGTCGAATAAAAAAAAGGAATACGAGAGCCTCTGGTGGAAGACCTGTAAATCTTACCGGTTGTCTGATTTTAATGAGTCTTTCCACACTCTATGTCTTGCAGTTCCTAGAATACGGAACACTTTAATAAGTATCGGGTTTGGACGGTGGGCAAGAGCGCATTGTCCCGGCAATCGATATCATTATATGACATCTAACAGTGCAGAGTCAATTAACGCTTTGTCTAAAGACTATCGTAAATTGCCAGTAACCCAACTTATTGAATTTTTCCGTCAATCTGTTCAAAAATGGTTCTATGATCGTCGGCTGGAGGGAATTAAGGAAAGACATGAGCTTACCCAGTGGGCTCAAAAAAAAATTGCAAAGAAAATTGATGGGTCTAGAACTTGGACTGCCGCTGGTGTAGGGTTGAACACTTTTGATGTTGACGACAGGAAAAAACGTGGTTTTGTAAATTTTTACGATCGAACATGTAGTTGCCGTGTTTGGCAAGTTTCTGGACTACCCTGTGGGCACGTGATTGTTGTATCCAAATTCTTAGGTGAAACTGACTGCAGTCATTATGCTTTCCGATGTTATTCCAATGAAGTGTATAAAAAAACATACGAGGAAGCGATTAATCCTCTTCCTCATAAATCTGAATGGGAGATACCAGAAGGTCTTATAAATGTTCGCCCCCCGCATATGACAAAACGTCAGTCGGGCCGTCCGCGAGCAAACAACAGAATCTTGTCTCGAGGGGAAGAACCCACGCCTCTATATTGTGGTAGGTGTAAGTCACACGGACACCATCGTGACGTTTGTTCAGCCCCAATCCCATCGCAACAACGTTCGCGTAAAGGCAAGGAAACCGTTGCTCACGAAGACCCAGGAAATAATCCGTCTGATAATTATTTTCCGTCTTATAACTTGGGAGATTTTTAG